In Bombina bombina isolate aBomBom1 chromosome 6, aBomBom1.pri, whole genome shotgun sequence, a single genomic region encodes these proteins:
- the LOC128662967 gene encoding uncharacterized protein LOC128662967, whose amino-acid sequence MPPVSCQCHLYEHIPTRSIYICVEDGYWGKNCKHWGSVGWNTGPGPRWGYKPKSALDRKDKNGKSLIDRMTLFKSGSCLSSGRSGFSMRLTFTIENPSPNDSGSYILSVWVSGGVGPSQGRFHIKDMVNSSEWGKIASALNDKTPTESQSQSQTMVAMADPSPRVTMATETGYSDINLWLEWMAFAAKQYNKSNCYVCDKARPHLGTVPLNIPSSAESCFLSLYTNTFVNQSACTTWKEKYPTLTKTPHPGEGITIYSGNYTCYRGKGEGRFLGNFTSNYCSKYSNLTTQNHTQSLGDIYWICGDMKICARLEGQWSGECALAKVIMPLHILGGNNTYTHAHPTSSHRTRREAIPGSFDPHIYIDAIGVPRGSQMNLRPVTRSKLDLNPSSPS is encoded by the coding sequence ATGCCCCCTGTGTCATGTCAATGTCACCTATATGAACACATTCCAACCAGGTCTATCTATATTTGTGTGGAGGATGGCTATTGGGGAAAGAACTGTAAACATTGGGGGTCGGTGGGGTGGAATACGGGCCCAGGCCCTAGGTGGGGATACAAGCCCAAAAGCGCATTAGACAGGAAGGATAAAAATGGCAAATCCTTAATTGATAGGATGACTCTCTTTAAGTCTGGGTCCTGCCTTAGTTCTGGCCGCTCTGGCTTTAGTATGAGACTAACCTTTACCATTGAAAACCCCAGTCCAAATGATAGTGGCTCTTATATTCTCTCCGTATGGGTAAGTGGTGGTGTAGGCCCCTCCCAGGGTAGATTTCATATCAAAGATATGGTTAATTCATCTGAATGGGGCAAAATTGCCTCTGCACTTAACGACAAAACCCCAACTGAATCCCAGTCCCAATCACAAACTATGGTTGCTATGGCTGATCCCTCACCAAGGGTTACTATGGCTACCGAAACAGGTTATTCAGATATTAATTTATGGTTAGAATGGATGGCATTCGCagccaaacaatataataaatccaACTGTTATGTCTGTGATAAGGCCCGCCCCCACTTAGGTACTGTCCCCCTTAACATCCCCAGTAGCGCTGAGTCCTGTTTTCTCAGCCTTTATACTAATACCTTTGTTAATCAGTCAGCCTGTACCACCTGGAAAGAGAAATACCCCACCCTTACTAAAACCCCACACCCTGGTGAGGGCATTACTATATATTCTGGTAACTACACTTGCTATAGGGGCAAAGGTGAGGGTagattcctaggtaacttcacatctaATTACTGCTCTAAGTATAGTAATCTCACCACCCAAAATCACACTCAGTCCttaggtgacatatattggatttgcggggatatgaaaatcTGCGCTAGGTTAGAGGGACAgtggtctggggaatgtgctctagcaaaagttattatGCCTCTCCATATTTTAGGTGgaaataacacatacacacacgctcaccCCACCTCCTCTCACCGTACACGGCGAGaggctatcccaggtagttttgacccccatATATACATAGACGCCATAGGGGTCCCAAGGGGGTCCCAgatgaatttaaggcccgtgaccaggtcaaagctggatttgaatccatcttccccatcataa